TGACGAAGTCCGGCCTGTGCCAACCCGTGGCGGCAGCGGCAAACCGGCAACGGACCAGCTGTTACCCAAGTTTGCAAAAAATGAGTTCTTTAGAGGGGCAAGACCTTTGGTGCATTTTTGTATTCTATAGGATACTCTCGATTCATGATCGAAGTCCGCGAAACCGATGAGCAGGCTGAATGGTTCAAGCGCCTGCGAGATCGGCAAGCGCGGGCTCGGATCAATACGCGCATTCGTCGATTGACATCGGGCAACCCCGGTGACGTGAAACCAGTGGGAGAGGGCGTCTCGACTACGATCCCGGCTATCGAATCTATTGTACCCGGCACGGAGAGACGGTTGTGATCCTGCTCGCCGGCGGCGATAAGCACAGTCAGAATCGAGACATCAAGACAGCGTTGGAACAGGCAAGAGAACTTTAGGAGGCTGGTATGCCCAAGAAAACCAAAACGCGACCCTGGGATGCTGCAGAACATTTAGAAAGCAAAGAGGACATGGCCGCCTATCTGGAGGCTGCCCTGGAAGACGGTGACCCTGCCCTTGCTGCGGCTGCTTTGGGGGACATCGCGCGCGCCAAAGGAATGGCTGATATCGCACGTGAGACGGGACTTGGCCGCGAAAGTCTCTACAAGGCATTGTCGCCCGAAGGGAACCCCGAATTCGCCACGGTCATGAAGGTCGTCAGGGCGCTTGGCCTGAAATTGTGCGCCACGACCGGTGAACCCTGAGCCCGGCTGAACGGACCTTGCAGCCGACTTCCCTGGTTCTTTAAAAGTCGAAGACGCGCCCTACGGCGGCGATGGTGAAGCGGTCGCCGAGGAGGCGGGCCAGTTCGAGCGTTGGGCCGAGGCCGGTGCAGTGCGAGACCGCCAGAAGGGACACGGAAAACTGTCGGATCCTTTCGGCGAAGGCCGGGACCATCTCGGGCCCGTAGAACATAAGGTGGGTGCCGCCGAGAATGGCGTGGAGTTGATGGATCCCCATGTCATGCTCCAGGTAATCGAGGATGTTGAGCACCCCGGCATGGGCGCAGCCGAGCAGCAGGATCGGGCCCGTGTCCGTCTGGATCAGGAGGCTTGCATCGTCCGGGATGAGATCGGGGCCAATCCCGCCTTCCTGTTCGAGGAGGAGCCGGTCGTCCTTCGGCCGCCGCTCGACCGGCGGGTTCAGTCCGGCCAGGAACCAGATGCCGGGGGCCGCTTCCTCGGTGTGGTCCAGAAAGCGGAATCGGGCGCCTTTCGCCTCCAGGCTCTCGCGCGTGAACGGGCAGCCGATGTAGCGGGGTGCGGTGTCGCCGCGAGACGGGTCCTCCACCATGTGGCGGGCGAAGACATCGGGGTGCGCGACGATCTCGACGGGTCCGGCCTGGCCGACGGCGTATTCGAGCCCCCCCGTGTGGTCGTAGTGTCCATGGCTGATGAAGATCCTGGAGAGGCCTTTCAGGTCGGTCTTGAAGCGCTTCAGATTGAGGGGCAGCGAAAGGCCCGGCCCCGTGTCGAAGAGGGAGCGTTCCCCGTCGCGTTCGATCAGGACGCTGAACCCATGCTCCCCAATGAAGCCCGAGCCCAGGATGCAATTGTCACAGAGGATGGAGAGTCTCGTTTTCATGGCTTGTCCCTTTCTTTTCCAACCGTGTCCCTCCGGATATGTATATCGAGCATCGACAGATAATCAACCTGGAAAATGTGATTCGTGTCCATCAGCTTCCCCTCCCAGTCCCATCCTTGCGGGATAGATCCTGATCCTTTCACACGCGGCGGCTCCCGCTCCGGTCGCATTGCAGGAAATCGTCCTTCCGTGTGGAGCCAACCTCACAGACCGCCGTGCAGGCAAACGTCCAAATCCATGTCGATACCGGCTGGGAAACCTCTTGCCGGATGGAAACCGGCAACGATCGGGGGAATCCGCTGATTTATAGACCGACGCCGCGGGTCCTGTCCAGGCAAGAAATTCATCACTGGGGAACCGAACCGGCAGGATCGATGGGAACAGTGCGGCGGACCGGTGTCGTTCGGCGGCGGGCTCAATTTCGACGAATGTGCTACGCGCCCAGCCCGGGGCGTGAATCCGCAGGGGACTCGGGCTCGAGGCGCCCTTCCGGTGCCCGGCGCGCCGGGCTGAAAAGCCGGACCACATCATCGACAATCATATAGAGGCAAGGCACCAGGATGAGGGTGATGAACGTCGCGAAGACGATGCCAAACCCGAGAGAGATGGCCATCGGTATCATGAAGCGAGCCTGTCTGGAGGTCTCGAAAATCATAGGGGCCAAACCGCCGAAGGTGGTCAGCGTCGTCAGGAGGATCGGCCGGAAACGCTGGATGCCGGCCGCCTGAACCGCGTCATGGGCGGATGCCCCCGCCCGGCGCAGCCGGTTGGTGTATTCGATCAGAACGAGGGAGTCGTTCACGACGACGCCCGAGAGGGCGACGACGCCGAACATGCTCATGACGCTCAGGCTGTAGCCCATGAGCATGTGCCCCAGCACCGCCCCGACGATGCCGAAGGGGATGCTCACCATCACGATCGCCGGCTGGACATAGCTCTTGAACGGGACGGCAAGGAGGGCGTAGATCGCCAGCATGGCCAGCAGCAGACCCTGCACCAGGCTCTGCATGCTCTCGGTCATGTCCGCCTGTTTTCCCTCGAGGCTGTAGCGCAGCCCTGGATACCGGTCCATCAGCATCGGCAGCGTATCGGCCTTGACGGCGTTCAGGACCCAGCCCGCCTGGCTCTGCGGCTCCACGTCCGCCGTCACGTAGATCACACGCCTACCGGCGCGCCGGTCGATCTCCGTATAGGCCCGGCCGCGCTCGACGTCCACCGCCTGGCGAAGGGGCACCTCGGCGCCGCCGTTCGGAGTCCGCAGCATCAGTTCCTCGATGTTGTACTCCGAGACGCGCTCCTCGAGCGGCAGTCGCACCATCACCTTGACCTCGTTCCTGCCCCTCTGCTGGCGCAGGACCTCGGCCCCGTAGAAGGCGTTGCGCACCTGCCGGGCCACTTCCTGGGCCGTCAGACCGAGCGCTCTCCCTTCCGGCCGGACCGTGAAATCCAGCTGCTGCTTCCCGGGCGAAAACCCGTCATCGATGTCCTTGACGATTGCGAAACCCTGCAGGGCGTCCGCCAGGTCTTCCCCGGCCTTTTCGAGGACCCCGAGATCCGGGTGGGTCAATTCGACGGTGAGGGCCGCCCCCGAACCGGGCCCTCCCCGGTCGGACTGGAGGGACAGGCTTTCGAGCCCGGCGATCTCACCCACCTTCTTCCGCCACTCTTCGATGAACCGGGCCGTCGAGATCGGGCGGACCTCGGGGTCCGTTAGATACACGCGGACCTGGAGCGAATGTCCGCCGCCCACGCCCTCGTCGCTGCTGCCGATCTCGGCATAGATCCCTTCCACGAGCCGGTCGCCGCCATTTTCCTCCGCCACCTCGCGCGCCGCCCGAATCAGGTGGTCGCGCACGGCCTCGGTCCGCGACACCGCGGATCCGTAAGGCAGCGCCGCCTCAACAAAGGCGTAGTCCGCTTCGATCTTGGGGAAAAGGGTCATCCCCATCCGCCCGCTCATGATATAGCTGACCGTCAGCAGGAGAACCGCCGCCCCGACAGCCAGCGTCAGGTAGCGGTTTC
The DNA window shown above is from Desulfatiglans anilini DSM 4660 and carries:
- a CDS encoding addiction module antidote protein; translated protein: MPKKTKTRPWDAAEHLESKEDMAAYLEAALEDGDPALAAAALGDIARAKGMADIARETGLGRESLYKALSPEGNPEFATVMKVVRALGLKLCATTGEP
- a CDS encoding MBL fold metallo-hydrolase, translating into MKTRLSILCDNCILGSGFIGEHGFSVLIERDGERSLFDTGPGLSLPLNLKRFKTDLKGLSRIFISHGHYDHTGGLEYAVGQAGPVEIVAHPDVFARHMVEDPSRGDTAPRYIGCPFTRESLEAKGARFRFLDHTEEAAPGIWFLAGLNPPVERRPKDDRLLLEQEGGIGPDLIPDDASLLIQTDTGPILLLGCAHAGVLNILDYLEHDMGIHQLHAILGGTHLMFYGPEMVPAFAERIRQFSVSLLAVSHCTGLGPTLELARLLGDRFTIAAVGRVFDF